CAAGGCTTTGCCGAAGACATCCATCTCCTGTGCGTCGGTCAAATCGACCGAGTGGGGATAGACGTTGAAGGGCAATCCATCGTCTCGCATATCCCGTAGAACTGCGGAGCCTCGCTCGACAACGCCGTAGGGGTCTTCCGCTGCGACATAGAGCGTGGCGGCTTTCGCAACCTGCCGTCCCCCGAGCGAATCACCATGTGCCGCATGGCCTGCGATGGACGCAATAAGGGATGTTTTTCCCGTGTTGGGTGGGCCTGCCAACATGCTGACTTGCCCGAAAAGGAGCAAGTTTTTGACGAGATATTCCCGTGGGGCGAGTGACATCATGCCGGTGATGGAGAGGAGTTCTCGCCCCAGAAACATAGTCGCTTTTTTCTGACGCTCGGTGGATTCTTGTGATGTTTCATCAACAATCTCAATGAGTTCGTTCGTTGTGATTTGACCTTTCATGTCAGTTTCCTTCTTGTTCACACCGGCGTGATTGCCGATGGCTTTCGAGACATGTTGCCACCCCGAAACTCGTCAAGTGGCCATCAAGAAAAAAAACTTGACAAACCGGAAAAAACTAACGGACGGACGGACGCCCCTTTAGGGGGGCGTCCGTCCGTCCGGTTTTTTCCACACGATGTGGCCAGATAAAGGCTTGGAATTGTTAGGTGGTCCGAGAGGCTACGACTTTCAAGCGGAGCGAGCGGTTGGCAAGCGCGCGACCGAAGGGCGGATTGATATTGCTGTGGTCGATATCAATGCGGTCGATGTATTCTTTGAGGCTTGCCATCGTTTCGCCCGCTCGGAAATAGTGCTCATGGGTCACATCGGCCTGTTCGTGGCCCATAAGGCCCCGCCGCACGTGGTCGGGCACCCTTTGTCGTGTCAGGCGGGTCTGGAACTCTGTCCGAAGTGCGTGGAAGTCCTGTGCGGGTGCGTAAAGCCCTCTGGACTGACGGTAATGATGAAACCGCTTGCTCATTATGCCGCTCAACGTGTTGTTGGACTTCGAGCGGGGCAGGTCAGGAAAGAGGCGGCTCGATTTCGATTGCCTGCGCAGAGACACCAGTTTTGGCAAGTCGAGGTCAATCAGGGCTTTGTGAAGCGGAATCTTGCGGATTGCGTTCTCTGATTTGTAGGTTTGAGAGCCGATTTCGTTCTGGACAGCGATGTAGGGAATCCCGTCTTCACGAAGGAAGTCATTGACACGAAGTTGGCATATCTCTTCCAGACGCAAGCCCGCATAAACGGCAATCAGGGGTGCCCAGAACAAAGGTTCACCGACATCTTCCAAAGTCTCTTGATAAATCGGTGATTTGAACAGGGCATAGATGTTGTCACCCCAACCTTTGCGTTCAATCCGGCGTTCGCTGCGTTTGCGACGTTTGACTTCTGCGTCTGTCAGGACACGACCTTTGAACGGGTTTGTTTCGACATATCGGCACGCAAAAGCATATTCGAACATTGCTCGGAGTGCCGTTTGGTGCCGTTGAACTGTTGTCGCTGAAATCCGTTGGATGAGGGCTTCTGCAACCTTGTCCTCAATGTCGCCGGGTGCCATCCCCTTCTCGGCAAGTTTGTCAGGCAACTCGGTCTCAATCACTGCGTCCTGTTCGTCGGCGTCCTCAATCACCTGCCGCGCAGGGCGTTGGTCTTGGGACGACTTCCCGTGGTGCTTGGGAAGGCGTTGAATGAGGTCATTGAACTCCAAGACTTCATCCCGGCCAATCTCGCCGATGGGAAGGTCGCCGATGAGGTCGATGAACAACTTGATGGTGGATCGATAGTTGGCGAGTGAGGACCGTATGAACTTCTTGCCTGAATCGGGATGCGGGGTTTCGTCTTGCCGCCGCAAGGTATAGCCCTCGCTGCGGAGTTTCAGGTAGGTTTCGGCGAACTTGGACAAAGGCTCCTGATTGTAAACTGGTTGACCCGGTGCTGTCGTGCCTTGGGGCGTCTGTTCTGGCGTGTGCCCAAGCCGCAAGGCTGTTTCAAACAGGCTCTTGGCAATACGCTCTGCTCCGGGGAAAGCCGTTTTGAGCGGGCGGCTCTCTCGTTCACAGGTTTCAAGCAACTGCTTTATGACACGCTCGACGGCGTCGACGGTTTCTTCGAGGTGAATGGTTTGCGTGCTGTCGTCAGTCACACCCGTTGCGGCGTCATCCGTGCCGCCTTTATTTTGAGCGACCAGCGGGACTATCTCTACTTGCGGGGCGGGAAGGTGTGGCCTGCCGTCTTCTCCCGGCCCGAACTCTTCTATGTATTCCAAGTATTCTTGGTAGAGACGGTCGCTTTCCTGTTGTAAGGCGTGTTCCTCTGGGAACATATCCTTGTAGACGAGGTCATCAACTTCATACGTAATGCCCAGAATCGGGGCCGGTAGCGTTCGGTTGAACAGGTCCGGAAACATACTCGGTGCGATACCCAGAGACTGCCGGAGTTCGGCGTCAACACGGGCAAAGGCTTTTTCCCTGACCTGTGGGGAGAGACGTGCGACCTCTGTCGCCCTGTAATGTCCAATGAGTTGCCGAGCGTTGGCGGCAAGGGTTTCGGCCAGACTTTCTATCAAATCCTGTTGTGGTCGTTCGTCCATTTGAGAAATGCTCTGCTCGTATTTCGCCCATTCAAGTTCAAACAACGTTCCGAGTCTTGCGGCCAAAATGCGGGCTTCGCGAGCCGATGTGGTGCCAAGACTGACGGACAGATGTCCCTTGGCCTGAAATGTGCTTCGCCTGGGGCCGTTTTCTATTCGGAAATCATGGCCTTGGGCCATGTCGATGACGATAGCGGGGTGGCGGCGGCGATACCACCAGATTTTGCCTCGTTTTGTAAGATAGGCAATGCGTCCCATGTCGCGGCTCCGGAGCATTGTGCGCAGCAAAAAGCCACGCCATTGGGCACAGAGGGCAAGACAGGCGGGAACGGCACAGGGCAAAAGCCCTAAACCATTATTTCCATTGATATTTTTTAGAAAATGGCTCCGGCGGTAGGGATCGAACCTACGACCAATTGATTAACAGTCAACTGCTCTACCGCTGAGCTACGCCGGACCATGGCGGGGCTATAGCAACTGTATTTCAGAGCGTCCAGTGGCATTTTGAAGATTTTGTCATCTTGTTTGCATGCGGGCGAAACTTGCTTCTGGGCACAGTTTTGGTGTGGCGGCGACTTCAGCGCGCGCGTGCAGATCTGCAAGGTGAGCGAAGACGTTGCGCGCGGCGGCTTTGTGCAGCGCGGCGGGCGTTCCGGCATAAATTCGCGTGACCAATGACGTGATATCTGCCGGTGCCTTGTCCAGTTCTTGCAAGATTGCCCGTTCGCGCGCAACGCGGTGTGCGACCAGTTCCGCAATGCGCGCGGCGGGCCGGTCGATGATTGCGCCATGCCCCGGGTGGTAAAGCCGCGCCGCGACACCCTGCAGCCGGGCCAGCGATGCCATATAGGCTTGCATATCCCCATCTGGCGGAGAGACCAGCGAGGGCGCCCAGCCCATGACGTGATCGCCGGTAAACAGATGGTCGCGCCAAAGGAAACACATATGGTTGCCCATGTGGCCCGGGGTCCAGATCGCGGTTATGGTATCTGCCCCAAGCGGCAGTATCTGCCCGTCTTGCAGCGTGTCATGCGGTGCAAAGCCAAGGTCCACGCCTTCGCCGCCACCAATGTCAAGCTGCGCGGCCAGCGCAGTCATCTGCGCGCTTCGGCCCGCGTGGCTGTCGCCATAGGCCAGCACCGGTGCGCCTGTCGCGTTCGACAGGCGCGGGGCCAAGGGGGAATGGTCCATATGGCTGTGGGTCACAAGAATGGCAGCCACCCGCCGCCCGTCGATCACGTCCAGCAGCCGGGCCAGATGCGCGGGATCGTCGGGTCCGGGGTCAATGACGGCCAGTTCGGTCGTGCCTAGAATGTAGCTGTTGGTGCCCTCTGCCGTCATGGGCGACGGGTTTTCAGCGCGGATCAGGGCCAAGTCGCGGTCTATAAAGGTTGCGGGCATCATCTGGCGAAAATACTCGGATGCGGTCGCGCTGTATAGCATATATGGTTTTACCCAGACCATGAACGGAGCCCGCGTGAAGGCACAGCTCAAATCTCTTTTGCCCCGCAGCTTTTTCGGCCGGGCGGTGCTGATCCTTGTAGTGCCGGTTATTGTCATCCAGATCGTTCTGTCGATTGTCTTCGTGCAGCGACATTACGAACGCGTGACACAGCAAATGACCGGAACCGTCTTGCAGGCGGTGGAGGTGCTGATTGACGAAGTCAACGCTGCGCACGATCCGGACC
This genomic window from Roseibaca calidilacus contains:
- a CDS encoding MBL fold metallo-hydrolase is translated as MVWVKPYMLYSATASEYFRQMMPATFIDRDLALIRAENPSPMTAEGTNSYILGTTELAVIDPGPDDPAHLARLLDVIDGRRVAAILVTHSHMDHSPLAPRLSNATGAPVLAYGDSHAGRSAQMTALAAQLDIGGGEGVDLGFAPHDTLQDGQILPLGADTITAIWTPGHMGNHMCFLWRDHLFTGDHVMGWAPSLVSPPDGDMQAYMASLARLQGVAARLYHPGHGAIIDRPAARIAELVAHRVARERAILQELDKAPADITSLVTRIYAGTPAALHKAAARNVFAHLADLHARAEVAATPKLCPEASFARMQTR
- a CDS encoding site-specific integrase produces the protein MGRIAYLTKRGKIWWYRRRHPAIVIDMAQGHDFRIENGPRRSTFQAKGHLSVSLGTTSAREARILAARLGTLFELEWAKYEQSISQMDERPQQDLIESLAETLAANARQLIGHYRATEVARLSPQVREKAFARVDAELRQSLGIAPSMFPDLFNRTLPAPILGITYEVDDLVYKDMFPEEHALQQESDRLYQEYLEYIEEFGPGEDGRPHLPAPQVEIVPLVAQNKGGTDDAATGVTDDSTQTIHLEETVDAVERVIKQLLETCERESRPLKTAFPGAERIAKSLFETALRLGHTPEQTPQGTTAPGQPVYNQEPLSKFAETYLKLRSEGYTLRRQDETPHPDSGKKFIRSSLANYRSTIKLFIDLIGDLPIGEIGRDEVLEFNDLIQRLPKHHGKSSQDQRPARQVIEDADEQDAVIETELPDKLAEKGMAPGDIEDKVAEALIQRISATTVQRHQTALRAMFEYAFACRYVETNPFKGRVLTDAEVKRRKRSERRIERKGWGDNIYALFKSPIYQETLEDVGEPLFWAPLIAVYAGLRLEEICQLRVNDFLREDGIPYIAVQNEIGSQTYKSENAIRKIPLHKALIDLDLPKLVSLRRQSKSSRLFPDLPRSKSNNTLSGIMSKRFHHYRQSRGLYAPAQDFHALRTEFQTRLTRQRVPDHVRRGLMGHEQADVTHEHYFRAGETMASLKEYIDRIDIDHSNINPPFGRALANRSLRLKVVASRTT